ACGTGTTTGACCTTAGCAACACCTGGAAACTGCGCCCCAGTACATTATTAAAAGCGACAAAAGGAGCACCACTTTCTGTAGATATTTCGAGTACGTTCATTTATGACGAAAAGGTGTATTTAGGAGCAAATTACCGGATCGATGATGCCGTGGGCGGATTTGTAGATTTTCAAATCCTGCCTTCTTTCAGGGTAGGGTATGCTTACGAATATTCAATTTCAGACCTGCAGCCGTATACTTCGGGAACACACGAGATCCTGTTGATATATGAATTCCGAAGACAAAACACCAAGTATAAATCCCCAAGGTTCTTTTAATTAAACTACCAGGATGATGAGAAAAAATTACTGTTTACTACTCCTTTTGATCTGCCAGTCCCTGTACCTGTCAGCTCAATCGGGCATGCAAAAAAAGGCGGACAGGTTGTACGAGAATTTCGCCTACACCAAAGCCATAGATGTTTACAAAGACCTGTTGGAGAAAGATTACAATGTTGAACATAACCAAAGGCAGCTGGCCGATAGTTATTTTCAGTTACGGGATCCCGAAAATGCCGCGCCACTTTACGCTAAAGTCGTTGAGCAAGCCGGTGTCTCTCCCGAATATTATTACAAATACGCCCAGGCTTTACGCGGGGTTCGGCGTTATGACGAATCCAGGCAGTGGCTTAAAAAGTACCTGGAAGAGGGGAAAAATGAGAATTTTGTAGAAGACCTTCTTAACGAAGAAAGCATTACGACTTATCCCGGATTAGAGACTTTCAGGCTTGAAAATGCCGATTTTAATTCTGAATTCAGTGATTTTGGCGCTTATAAGAGCAATGAGACGATTTATTTCACATCGGCCAGGGCAAAAGGCGCTAAAAACCCGAAGATCTACGACTGGAACGGCGAGCCTTTCCTCGATATTTACTCCATACCTTCCAAAAATGGCATTTTGGAGCCGCTTTCCGGAGATGTGAATACCATTCGGCATGAAGGGCCGCTGGTGATCTCGAAAGACGGCAAGACCATGTACTTCACCCGCAATAATTACCTAAAACGCGATGGAAAGAAGGATGAAGACGGGGTAAATCACCTCAAGATCTATAAAGCTTCTTTGGTAGACGGCATTTGGACCAATATTGAAGAGCTTCCGTTTAATAACGACAACTATTCGGTGGGGCATCCTGCCCTTTCCAAAGACGGAGAAACCCTTTATTTTGCTTCGGAAGCCCCGGGTGGATTTGGAGGATCGGATCTTTATAAAGTAAGTGTCAAAAATGGCATTTTTGGAAGCCCGGAAAACCTTGGGGAGAAGATCAACACTCCGGGAAATGAAGTTTTTCCTTTCGCTGCTGAAGATGGCCGACTTTATTTTTCTTCAGATGGGCATAAAGGCTTTGGCTTACTCGACGTGTTTGTTGTAGATCCCGAAAAGCAGGAAAAAATTTACAATTTAGGAGAACCTATCAACAGCAACCTCGATGATTTTTCTTTTACGGTTTCTTCCGAAGATATTTCTGAAGGATTTGTAGCTTCAAACAGGCCAGGCGGCAAGGGAGGTGACGATATTTACAGGCTGAAGATTTTTGCTCCGCTAATGTTAAAAGGAACCGTGACCGATTCCATCAATGGAAAACCT
This Salinimicrobium tongyeongense DNA region includes the following protein-coding sequences:
- a CDS encoding OmpA family protein, producing MQKKADRLYENFAYTKAIDVYKDLLEKDYNVEHNQRQLADSYFQLRDPENAAPLYAKVVEQAGVSPEYYYKYAQALRGVRRYDESRQWLKKYLEEGKNENFVEDLLNEESITTYPGLETFRLENADFNSEFSDFGAYKSNETIYFTSARAKGAKNPKIYDWNGEPFLDIYSIPSKNGILEPLSGDVNTIRHEGPLVISKDGKTMYFTRNNYLKRDGKKDEDGVNHLKIYKASLVDGIWTNIEELPFNNDNYSVGHPALSKDGETLYFASEAPGGFGGSDLYKVSVKNGIFGSPENLGEKINTPGNEVFPFAAEDGRLYFSSDGHKGFGLLDVFVVDPEKQEKIYNLGEPINSNLDDFSFTVSSEDISEGFVASNRPGGKGGDDIYRLKIFAPLMLKGTVTDSINGKPIANATVRLMDENRQQIAFLETDSLGYYETQIRRDMRYSIEAKHIKYVQKSGTVNSFDTDDQTELVYDIELSPVNDVEYLAEINKIYFDFDKHNIRPDAAAELDKLVNLMKNDYPELVIEIGSHTDRRGSIEYNRRLAERRAQSTYDYLVENGIDPERIVTYKGYGEEQPEIDCNNCNEVQHQLNRRSIFKVVKME